The following proteins are co-located in the Streptococcus anginosus genome:
- a CDS encoding PcfB family protein, translated as MINEEIANRVVNIEINVLKVTYQEILNNINKLHQRSKQYGGLGKLVKAEGSEVKLKDMVKKGQLEEIPVEEAELKELKKELNRYGVKFSVMKDKESGKYSVFFQAKDMKVMDKAFKHALSESEKKTERKESIHKNIEKFKEMAKNSVSKDKVKNKQKEQSL; from the coding sequence ATGATAAATGAGGAAATTGCAAATAGAGTAGTAAATATCGAAATAAATGTTTTAAAAGTAACATATCAGGAGATATTAAATAATATCAATAAATTACATCAACGATCAAAACAATATGGAGGCTTAGGAAAATTAGTTAAGGCTGAAGGTAGTGAAGTAAAGCTCAAAGATATGGTAAAGAAAGGTCAGCTTGAAGAAATTCCTGTTGAAGAAGCAGAGCTTAAAGAACTGAAAAAAGAACTGAACCGATACGGCGTTAAGTTTTCAGTCATGAAAGATAAGGAAAGTGGGAAATACTCAGTATTCTTTCAAGCTAAAGATATGAAGGTTATGGATAAAGCATTTAAGCACGCCCTTTCAGAATCAGAAAAGAAAACGGAAAGAAAGGAGTCCATTCATAAGAATATTGAAAAATTCAAAGAGATGGCAAAGAACTCTGTTTCTAAGGATAAAGTCAAGAATAAACAAAAGGAGCAGAGCCTATGA